A section of the Telopea speciosissima isolate NSW1024214 ecotype Mountain lineage chromosome 3, Tspe_v1, whole genome shotgun sequence genome encodes:
- the LOC122654811 gene encoding protein XRI1-like isoform X2: MDSNNDGEPWEWQGEDYYLQKDSHFEISNSLWDVTNQNEESLSYMFDETTPIKDCGDLAYHVTDSGKNMNKEQEERRDSSSQLKRRRMLQFNPSNMDPCYCDEQISSAFVKSKDWENQIGAALPETSDWVSEITDRSASGNESLDQSSEGWLANCFNDTEMHLSSDDMNVSGASDEQIDVSEFCNFPPEVEAHVVQGCSTPTPRSIFKGRKSFIRTPTKMSSAVAYPFALIKPLGDHGNVTLKDINQRIRTPPPSKSKQKDDDASVSYPTSAFSGKPVVVKTKIRTEGGKGSITIMRTKG; the protein is encoded by the exons TGAACCATGGGAATGGCAAGGTGAAGACTACTATCTCCAAAAGGATTCCCATTTCG AAATCTCTAATAGTCTATGGGATGTAACAAACCAAAATGAAGAAAGTCTCTCCTACATGTTTGATGAAACAACCCCAATTAAAGATTGCGGAGATTTAGCATACCATGTTACTGACAGTGGAA AAAATATGAACAAGGAACAGGAAGAGCGTAGGGATTCTTCATCGCAATTAAAAAGGAGACGGATGTTACAATTCAACCCAAGTAATATGGATCCCTGTTATTGTGATGAACAAATTTCATCTGCATTCGTAAAATCAAAG GATTGGGAGAACCAAATTGGGGCAGCTTTACCTGAAACGTCTGATTGGGTTTCAGAAATCACAG ATAGGTCTGCCTCTGGTAATGAGAGCCTGGATCAGTCTTCTGAGGGGTGGCTTGCCAATTGCTTCAATGACACTGAAATGCATTTAAGCTCCGATGATAT GAATGTCTCCGGGGCCTCTGATGAGCAAATTGATGTTTCAG AGTTCTGCAACTTTCCACCTGAGGTGGAAGCTCATGTGGTACAAGGGTGTTCTACCCCAACTCCTCGAAGTATCTTTAAAG GTAGGAAGTCTTTCATTCGAACTCCCACAAAGATGTCATCTGCTGTTGCCTATCCATTTGCCCTCATCAAGCCCTTGGGGGACCATGGAAATGTTACTCTGAAGGACATAAACCAGCGGATTCGAACTCCACCCCCTTCAAAGTCGAAGCAAAAGGATGATGATGCGTCTGTTTCTTATCCCACTTCAGCTTTTTCTGGAAAGCCTGTGGTTGTTAAAACCAAAATCCGCACTGAAGGAGGAAAAGGAAGTATTACAATCATGAGAACCAAAGGCTGA
- the LOC122654811 gene encoding protein XRI1-like isoform X1, with protein sequence MDSNNDGEPWEWQGEDYYLQKDSHFEISNSLWDVTNQNEESLSYMFDETTPIKDCGDLAYHVTDSGKNMNKEQEERRDSSSQLKRRRMLQFNPSNMDPCYCDEQISSAFVKSKDWENQIGAALPETSDWVSEITEDRSASGNESLDQSSEGWLANCFNDTEMHLSSDDMNVSGASDEQIDVSEFCNFPPEVEAHVVQGCSTPTPRSIFKGRKSFIRTPTKMSSAVAYPFALIKPLGDHGNVTLKDINQRIRTPPPSKSKQKDDDASVSYPTSAFSGKPVVVKTKIRTEGGKGSITIMRTKG encoded by the exons TGAACCATGGGAATGGCAAGGTGAAGACTACTATCTCCAAAAGGATTCCCATTTCG AAATCTCTAATAGTCTATGGGATGTAACAAACCAAAATGAAGAAAGTCTCTCCTACATGTTTGATGAAACAACCCCAATTAAAGATTGCGGAGATTTAGCATACCATGTTACTGACAGTGGAA AAAATATGAACAAGGAACAGGAAGAGCGTAGGGATTCTTCATCGCAATTAAAAAGGAGACGGATGTTACAATTCAACCCAAGTAATATGGATCCCTGTTATTGTGATGAACAAATTTCATCTGCATTCGTAAAATCAAAG GATTGGGAGAACCAAATTGGGGCAGCTTTACCTGAAACGTCTGATTGGGTTTCAGAAATCACAG AAGATAGGTCTGCCTCTGGTAATGAGAGCCTGGATCAGTCTTCTGAGGGGTGGCTTGCCAATTGCTTCAATGACACTGAAATGCATTTAAGCTCCGATGATAT GAATGTCTCCGGGGCCTCTGATGAGCAAATTGATGTTTCAG AGTTCTGCAACTTTCCACCTGAGGTGGAAGCTCATGTGGTACAAGGGTGTTCTACCCCAACTCCTCGAAGTATCTTTAAAG GTAGGAAGTCTTTCATTCGAACTCCCACAAAGATGTCATCTGCTGTTGCCTATCCATTTGCCCTCATCAAGCCCTTGGGGGACCATGGAAATGTTACTCTGAAGGACATAAACCAGCGGATTCGAACTCCACCCCCTTCAAAGTCGAAGCAAAAGGATGATGATGCGTCTGTTTCTTATCCCACTTCAGCTTTTTCTGGAAAGCCTGTGGTTGTTAAAACCAAAATCCGCACTGAAGGAGGAAAAGGAAGTATTACAATCATGAGAACCAAAGGCTGA